In the Wyeomyia smithii strain HCP4-BCI-WySm-NY-G18 chromosome 2, ASM2978416v1, whole genome shotgun sequence genome, one interval contains:
- the LOC129725284 gene encoding uncharacterized protein LOC129725284 encodes MIEEFIEEEEVKFDMLNGEQIELYLLLKLFDLSDYSIDLFLENGYKIDTLRIIQRREIEALLVAPHLAERTKFIHEINKWRKSLGLPLILEPLQLLDSNTTAGSSATSTSKPSTTLSSNRQTFTAQFLITRSHKGKNIIKSYNELGYPKIEYHKAISHIVVDEFKDRFGRLTHEELLHRGEELEKLFPTEHRFSWYQPTYIKDSNGNLKRLGKYAKGSLYNRNLNYKPVGTPNGNKENAQCTTRPLPANLDCTVLISPTVEMEFEETKTWLKHHEDQWEELKAKWESTSFVRLHQISQIQNRRICSILAEYPALRNTRGYMLVQIDFRFKFPENDELLFKAWPEFRKKIFSAFKADVSDADGKKLMSFLLQDDLTDDCRDYLTFALLINLVPSSVIFLTKNETKSRPRWKPSLAESREAYLMNVKCLNELEADISRLLRRYNEKGFTLAPLLIAV; translated from the exons ATGATTGAGGAATTCATCGAAGAAGAGGAAGTCAAATTTGATATGCTCAATGGAGAGCAAATTGAGCTCTATCTTTTGTTGAAGTTATTTGACTTGTCGGATTATAGTATCGACTTGTTTCTAG AAAACGGATACAAAATAGATACTCTGAGAATCATACAAAGACGCGAAATAGAGGCTTTGTTAGTCGCTCCTCACCTTGCCGAAAGAACCAAATTCATACACGAAATCAATAAATGGCGGAAAAGTTTG gGTTTACCGCTCATTCTTGAACCATTACAACTACTGGATAGTAATACCACTGCGGGCTCCAGTGCCACATCTACGTCGAAACCATCGACAACTTTGTCATCAAACCGCCAAACATTCACGGCCCAGTTTTTGATTACCCGCTCGCACAAAGGAAAGAACATCATTAAGTCATACAACGAGTTGGGTTACCCTAAGATCGAGTATCATAAAGCAATTTCTCATATTGTAGTTGATGAATTTAAAGACCGTTTTGGGAGATTGACCCACGAGGAGCTACTGCACCGTGGCGAAGAGTTGGAGAAACTGTTTCCAACAGAGCATAGA TTCTCTTGGTACCAACCAACGTACATCAAAGACTCCAACGGCAATCTTAAGCGGCTAGGAAAATATGCTAAAGGCAGTTTGTACAATCGTAACTTAAATTACAAACCAGTTGGTACACCGAACGGAAACAAGGAAAACGCCCAGTGTACAACTCGACCGCTACCGGCGAATCTCGATTGTACAGTCTTGATCAGTCCTACAGTCG AGATGGAGTTCGAAGAGACAAAAACTTGGTTGAAACACCATGAGGACCAATGGGAGGAGCTAAAGGCAAAATGGGAGTCCACAAGCTTCGTTCGCTTACACCAAATATCCCAAATACAGAATCGAAGGATCTGTAGTATTCTCGCAGAATATCCGGCGCTTCGTAATACTAGAGGATATATGTTAGTGCAGATTGACTTTAGATTCAAGTTCCCTGAAAACGACGAGCTGTTGTTCAAGGCGTGGCCTGAATTCCGCAAAAAGATATTCTCAGCTTTCAAAGCGGATGTTTCAGACGCGGATGGAAAGAAGCTTATGTCTTTCTTGTTGCAGGACGACTTAACAGACG attGTCGAGACTACTTGACCTTCGCACTGCTCATTAATTTGGTGCCAAGTTCTGTAATATTCTTGACGAAAAATGAGACGAAAAGCCGACCACGTTGGAAACCATCGCTAGCGGAGAGCCGCGAAGCATATTTAATGAACGTAAAATGCCTCAATGAACTGGAAGCAGATATCAGCAGATTGTTACGTCGCTATAATGAGAAAGGCTTCACGCTTGCACCGTTATTGATTGCTGTTTGA